The proteins below come from a single Candidatus Flexicrinis affinis genomic window:
- a CDS encoding sulfotransferase domain-containing protein codes for MKILQSGVAKSGNYWLYRIIQSILRRSGAELSTYIETDPIYPIARAWPLSYPEQASIDTIDITDTQVWYRISSIYRWPVDDIDAYLAHTTHVWTHSQVTPLSRTLFPKFDKIVYIIRDPRDVIQSMSRFAFTPYMQQFYPTEHATPEAYLDAWLDKHISAWRRHVAGHVMAAAAFDIIILFYERLLDDLPGQLEALCHGLGIEPTPDLIAGVQADVQFESMQASSPGHVRQGTARQWVTGLTYQQQQRVLRQAGGLMALLGYPMSATDTRLPALPTPIPVDLVAKVGQPPAPPRVLHRMLRSAARRMRR; via the coding sequence GTGAAGATATTGCAGTCCGGAGTCGCCAAGAGCGGCAATTATTGGTTGTACCGGATCATCCAGAGCATCCTCCGGCGGTCCGGCGCGGAACTATCGACCTACATCGAGACCGACCCGATCTACCCGATTGCGCGCGCATGGCCGCTGAGCTACCCCGAACAGGCGTCGATCGACACCATCGACATCACTGACACGCAGGTGTGGTATCGCATCAGCTCGATCTATCGCTGGCCGGTCGACGATATCGACGCGTATCTGGCACACACGACGCACGTGTGGACGCACTCGCAGGTGACCCCGCTCAGCCGTACCCTGTTCCCGAAATTCGACAAAATCGTCTACATCATCCGCGATCCGCGAGACGTCATTCAGTCCATGTCGCGCTTCGCGTTCACGCCGTACATGCAGCAGTTCTACCCGACCGAACACGCCACGCCGGAAGCCTACTTGGACGCCTGGCTCGACAAGCACATCTCGGCATGGCGCCGACACGTTGCCGGCCATGTCATGGCCGCGGCGGCCTTCGACATCATCATCCTATTCTATGAGCGCCTGCTTGACGATCTACCCGGCCAGCTCGAAGCCTTGTGCCACGGGCTGGGCATCGAGCCGACGCCGGACCTGATCGCTGGCGTGCAAGCCGACGTGCAGTTCGAGTCGATGCAGGCCAGCAGCCCCGGCCATGTGCGGCAGGGCACAGCGCGCCAATGGGTCACCGGGTTGACCTACCAGCAGCAGCAGCGCGTGCTGCGGCAGGCCGGCGGACTGATGGCGCTGTTGGGTTACCCGATGAGTGCAACCGACACGCGCTTGCCTGCCCTTCCCACGCCAATCCCGGTGGATCTGGTCGCGAAGGTTGGTCAGCCACCCGCGCCGCCGCGCGTCCTGCACCGCATGCTGCGCAGCGCGGCCCGCCGTATGCGCCGGTGA
- a CDS encoding glycosyltransferase family 2 protein, which produces MRVSVIIRCYNEERHIGRLLSGILAQTWPDVEIVVVDSGSTDATVNIVSRYPVKLVEIEPSAFSFGRALNLGCAAATGDVLVFASAHVYPVYRDWLETLAAHFSDPQIALVYGKQRGDERTRYAEHRVFARWFPDKRTEYQKHPFCNNANCAVRRSVWEQMPYDETLTGLEDLDWARRALAAGWGLTYEPHAEIVHVHEETWKQIANRYRREAIAYRRIFPQATFDVGDFVRLWLGNTAADWAAALRAGVLPREAYGILRFRLAQFWGTLQGYRSTATLDDHLRRRFYYPDRRLAAAPAPTRPDDLRIHYDAPPAEQERTS; this is translated from the coding sequence ATGCGTGTCTCCGTCATCATCCGCTGCTACAACGAAGAGCGCCACATCGGTCGACTGCTGAGCGGCATCCTCGCACAGACATGGCCGGACGTGGAGATCGTCGTTGTCGACTCAGGTTCGACCGACGCGACGGTTAACATCGTTTCGCGCTACCCGGTGAAGCTGGTGGAGATCGAGCCGTCGGCGTTCAGCTTTGGCCGCGCGCTCAACCTCGGGTGCGCCGCCGCAACGGGTGATGTGCTCGTATTCGCCAGCGCACATGTCTATCCCGTCTACCGCGATTGGCTGGAGACTCTGGCGGCGCATTTTTCCGACCCGCAGATCGCGCTGGTCTACGGCAAACAGCGTGGCGATGAGCGGACACGTTACGCCGAACATCGCGTCTTCGCGCGCTGGTTCCCCGACAAACGCACCGAATATCAGAAACACCCGTTCTGCAACAACGCTAACTGCGCCGTTCGTCGGTCGGTGTGGGAGCAAATGCCGTACGACGAAACGCTGACCGGCCTCGAAGATCTCGACTGGGCGCGCCGGGCGCTGGCGGCAGGATGGGGCCTGACGTACGAGCCGCACGCCGAAATCGTCCACGTCCACGAAGAGACATGGAAGCAGATCGCCAACCGCTACCGCCGCGAAGCCATCGCTTATCGCCGCATCTTCCCGCAGGCTACGTTCGACGTCGGCGACTTCGTGAGACTGTGGCTGGGGAATACCGCCGCCGATTGGGCGGCAGCCCTGCGCGCTGGCGTCCTCCCGCGCGAAGCGTACGGTATCCTGCGATTCCGGCTGGCGCAGTTCTGGGGCACGCTTCAGGGGTATCGGTCGACGGCCACGCTGGACGACCACCTGCGTCGGCGCTTCTACTATCCCGATCGTCGGCTGGCTGCTGCGCCTGCGCCCACGCGCCCAGACGACCTGCGCATCCACTACGACGCACCGCCAGCCGAACAGGAGCGGACGTCCTGA
- a CDS encoding sulfotransferase domain-containing protein: protein MLIVANGAVKNGSTWLFYILRELTDFPTPPAEYLESSWLNPSLRADKLADFLTVLKPDDNYLATNHARERAQRDLLLAHPSVRVFDITLDIRDVVVSAYYHRRRTEGYTSNFATYYWSLGRALALNVVRYHALWAAPRSRQVFVASYERLQYDFENHVREIAWFVGAKATPERIAEIRAATHIDSLRERYGEAEAEDKLFRAGEIDDWQDHFDTAMLADLDRQLRRARREQAPWYRAARRVKRLVKP from the coding sequence ATGTTGATCGTCGCCAACGGGGCCGTGAAGAACGGTTCGACGTGGTTGTTCTATATCCTGCGCGAACTGACGGACTTTCCGACGCCGCCGGCGGAGTATCTCGAATCGTCGTGGCTTAATCCGTCGCTGCGCGCAGACAAGCTGGCCGATTTTCTGACCGTCCTCAAGCCCGACGACAACTACCTCGCCACGAATCACGCTCGTGAGCGTGCCCAGCGCGACCTGCTGCTGGCGCATCCGTCGGTGCGTGTCTTCGACATCACGCTCGATATCCGCGACGTGGTCGTTTCTGCGTACTATCACCGCCGGCGGACCGAGGGTTACACCAGCAACTTCGCCACCTACTACTGGTCGCTGGGGCGGGCCTTGGCGCTGAACGTTGTCCGCTATCACGCGCTTTGGGCGGCGCCGCGCTCACGGCAGGTCTTCGTCGCGTCGTACGAACGGCTTCAATACGACTTCGAAAACCACGTGCGCGAGATTGCGTGGTTCGTCGGGGCGAAGGCCACGCCGGAGCGGATCGCAGAGATACGCGCCGCGACCCACATCGACAGCCTGCGCGAGCGTTACGGCGAGGCTGAAGCCGAGGACAAGTTGTTCCGCGCAGGCGAAATCGACGACTGGCAGGACCACTTCGACACCGCCATGCTCGCCGATCTCGACCGTCAACTGCGGCGCGCGCGCCGCGAACAAGCCCCATGGTACCGTGCTGCCCGTCGTGTCAAACGTTTGGTAAAGCCATGA
- a CDS encoding acylneuraminate cytidylyltransferase family protein, giving the protein MNSPTIAALIPMRHQSGRVPGKNYRPFAGKPLCHHIVETLSACPRITRVVVDTDSAVIAKEMARHFPQVVVVERPEHLRAGETPMNEVLLHTTAQVPADFYLQTHSTNPLLRAQTIDRALDAFLGQYPACDSMFSVTRLQTRLWDQLGRPVNHNPAILLRTQDLPPMFLENSNFYVFTRADLERRRNRVGERPLMFEIDRVEAWDIDEELDFVVGEFLFLRRLEHDLS; this is encoded by the coding sequence ATGAATTCACCGACCATCGCCGCCTTGATTCCCATGCGCCACCAAAGCGGGCGCGTACCCGGCAAGAACTATCGGCCGTTCGCCGGCAAGCCGCTGTGCCACCACATCGTCGAGACGCTCAGCGCGTGCCCGCGCATTACGCGCGTTGTGGTGGACACCGACAGCGCCGTGATCGCCAAGGAAATGGCGCGGCACTTCCCACAAGTGGTCGTGGTCGAGCGCCCGGAGCACCTGCGCGCGGGCGAAACGCCGATGAACGAGGTGCTGCTGCATACCACCGCGCAGGTGCCGGCCGATTTCTACCTGCAGACCCACAGCACCAACCCGCTGCTGCGCGCACAGACGATCGACCGCGCGCTCGATGCATTCCTCGGCCAGTACCCGGCGTGCGACTCGATGTTCAGCGTCACGCGCTTACAGACGCGGCTGTGGGATCAGCTCGGTAGGCCGGTCAACCACAACCCGGCAATCCTGCTTCGCACACAGGATTTGCCGCCGATGTTCCTCGAAAACTCGAACTTCTACGTATTCACCCGCGCCGACCTCGAACGGCGGCGCAACCGCGTTGGCGAGCGCCCGTTGATGTTCGAGATCGACCGCGTCGAAGCGTGGGACATCGACGAGGAGCTGGATTTTGTCGTCGGAGAGTTCCTTTTTCTGCGCCGCTTGGAGCACGACCTGTCATGA
- a CDS encoding phosphoglycerate dehydrogenase, translating into MNDKRWNVLISAPYMQPIIDRFRADMEARGAELFIPPVNERFEEADLLPFIGEMHGAITGDDRFTRRVLEAATKLKVISKWGTGIDSIDREAAADLGIAVRNTPNAFSEPVADSTLGYMLTYARNLPWLDRSMKAGVWHKINGRTLGEMTLGVIGVGDVGKAVIRRAAAFGMRILGNDNKPIDPEFIAKHNVTMVEKPYLLRESDFVTTHCDLNPTSYHLMSDESFLLMKQTAVFINTARGPIVDEPALIRALEAGQIAGAALDVFEHEPLPADSPLRKMDNVMLSPHNTNSSPRHWERVHENTIRNLFDVLENSPDRG; encoded by the coding sequence ATGAATGACAAACGTTGGAACGTCTTGATTTCTGCCCCCTACATGCAGCCCATAATCGACCGCTTTCGCGCCGATATGGAGGCGCGCGGCGCGGAGTTGTTTATCCCGCCGGTCAACGAGCGCTTCGAAGAGGCCGACCTGCTGCCGTTTATCGGCGAAATGCACGGGGCCATTACCGGTGACGATCGCTTCACACGCCGCGTGCTCGAAGCGGCGACCAAACTCAAGGTCATCAGCAAATGGGGCACCGGGATCGACTCGATCGACCGCGAAGCCGCCGCCGACCTCGGGATTGCCGTGCGCAACACCCCCAACGCCTTCAGCGAGCCGGTCGCCGATAGTACGCTGGGCTACATGCTGACCTACGCCCGCAACCTGCCGTGGCTCGACCGCAGCATGAAAGCCGGCGTGTGGCACAAGATCAACGGACGCACGCTGGGCGAGATGACGCTCGGCGTGATCGGCGTGGGCGACGTAGGCAAGGCGGTGATCCGGCGCGCGGCGGCCTTCGGCATGCGCATCCTCGGCAACGACAACAAGCCGATCGACCCGGAATTTATCGCCAAGCACAACGTGACGATGGTCGAAAAGCCGTACCTGCTGCGCGAAAGCGACTTCGTGACCACCCACTGCGACCTCAACCCGACCAGCTATCACCTGATGAGCGACGAGAGCTTCTTGTTGATGAAGCAGACCGCTGTATTCATCAATACGGCGCGCGGCCCGATCGTGGACGAGCCGGCGCTGATCCGCGCGCTCGAGGCGGGCCAGATCGCGGGCGCGGCCCTCGACGTCTTCGAGCACGAGCCGCTCCCTGCCGACAGCCCGCTGCGCAAGATGGACAACGTGATGCTGTCGCCGCACAACACCAACAGCTCGCCGCGCCATTGGGAGCGCGTGCACGAGAACACCATCCGCAACTTGTTCGACGTACTGGAGAATTCTCCAGATCGGGGGTGA
- a CDS encoding acyl-CoA dehydrogenase family protein codes for MTVDAAAQGRADLAAWEAGKPANFFAADTNLQSVLRRTMGDAAYARAEANLTRFGGQAATALDRWARDEDLIGNHPRLDRYDGIGRRTEGIEFHPNHDRAGALIWASDILALQAKPGHTVEQMALFYLLSHNGEGGHCCSIACTAGLIRALQTVGSEPLKARFLAPLVDPNYDTMQHGAQFLTEVQGGSDVGANALRATGHGDGTFRLTGEKWFCSNINADQFLVMARPDGAPSGTRGLAVFVVPRLLDDGTTNSFFIRRLKDKLGTRTLASAELDFDAAVAYPLGPLDHGFKTTVELVLNTSRLLNAVSCAGVMRRAAIEAASYAAHRTAFGQTIGSYPLVQEAIADCVSEYTAAVASGFALAALLDRIETGRASEDEQAVYRVLVNLNKYVTSVRGSHVVHRAIEVLGGNGAIESFSVLPRLYRDMVVLESWEGTHNVLCLQVQRDMQRYGLHEPFLRWLGERLDAVTAPALAHDRAVVALAVERGADLLARIAALPVNAQQAHARRLADVLTDCALAALLLEEAQWELDRGFATTKPQIAAYFINAHLRPGYDPLDDPDYLDRIRFVSEAALRDADPV; via the coding sequence ATGACCGTCGACGCCGCGGCACAGGGCCGTGCCGATCTCGCCGCGTGGGAAGCGGGCAAACCCGCCAACTTCTTCGCGGCAGACACCAACTTGCAGTCCGTCCTGCGCCGCACGATGGGCGATGCCGCTTACGCGCGGGCCGAAGCGAACCTGACGCGGTTCGGCGGGCAGGCCGCTACCGCCCTCGACCGCTGGGCGCGCGATGAAGACCTGATCGGCAATCACCCGCGCCTCGACCGCTATGACGGCATCGGCCGGCGCACCGAAGGGATCGAGTTTCATCCCAATCACGACCGCGCCGGGGCGCTGATTTGGGCGTCCGACATACTCGCGCTGCAAGCCAAGCCCGGGCATACCGTCGAACAGATGGCGCTGTTCTACCTGCTCTCGCACAATGGCGAGGGCGGCCACTGCTGTTCGATCGCCTGTACCGCCGGCTTGATCCGCGCGCTGCAAACCGTGGGCAGCGAGCCGCTCAAGGCACGCTTCCTCGCCCCGCTGGTCGACCCGAACTACGACACCATGCAGCACGGCGCGCAGTTCCTGACCGAGGTTCAAGGCGGCAGCGATGTCGGCGCGAATGCGCTGCGCGCGACCGGTCACGGCGACGGCACGTTCCGCCTGACGGGCGAGAAGTGGTTCTGCTCGAACATCAACGCCGACCAGTTTCTGGTGATGGCTCGTCCGGACGGCGCACCTTCCGGCACGCGCGGGTTGGCCGTGTTCGTCGTGCCGCGCCTGTTGGACGACGGCACAACCAACAGTTTCTTCATCCGGCGGCTCAAAGACAAACTCGGCACGCGGACACTCGCCAGCGCCGAACTCGATTTCGACGCGGCGGTCGCCTACCCGCTCGGCCCACTCGATCACGGCTTCAAAACGACGGTCGAACTGGTGCTCAACACGTCGCGATTGCTCAACGCAGTGAGCTGCGCCGGGGTCATGCGCCGCGCCGCGATTGAAGCCGCCAGCTACGCCGCGCATCGCACGGCCTTCGGGCAGACGATCGGGTCGTACCCACTGGTGCAGGAAGCGATTGCCGACTGCGTGAGCGAATATACCGCCGCCGTCGCCAGCGGGTTCGCGCTCGCAGCGCTGCTCGACCGCATCGAGACCGGCCGGGCCAGCGAGGACGAACAGGCGGTGTACCGCGTGCTGGTCAACCTCAACAAGTACGTCACCAGCGTACGCGGTTCGCACGTCGTCCACCGCGCCATCGAGGTGCTGGGCGGCAACGGCGCGATCGAGTCGTTCAGCGTGCTGCCGCGCCTGTACCGCGACATGGTCGTGCTCGAAAGCTGGGAAGGCACCCATAACGTGCTGTGTTTGCAGGTGCAGCGCGACATGCAGCGATACGGACTGCACGAGCCGTTCCTGCGCTGGCTGGGCGAGCGACTCGACGCCGTGACCGCTCCGGCATTGGCACATGACAGGGCGGTAGTCGCGCTGGCGGTGGAGCGCGGAGCCGATCTACTGGCCCGCATCGCCGCCCTGCCGGTCAACGCGCAGCAGGCGCACGCACGCCGGCTGGCCGATGTCCTCACCGACTGCGCGCTGGCGGCGCTGCTGCTCGAAGAGGCGCAGTGGGAACTGGACCGTGGATTCGCCACCACCAAGCCGCAGATCGCCGCATACTTCATCAACGCGCACCTGCGCCCCGGATACGACCCGCTGGACGATCCGGACTATCTCGACCGTATTCGATTTGTGTCGGAGGCCGCGCTGCGCGATGCTGATCCTGTTTGA
- a CDS encoding HAD hydrolase-like protein: MLILFDIDGTLIRGKGLGRPVTQNAIRDTFGLDVDLDGHWFGGKTDWFSLIELLTPIGVTEQMIASKLPEYMQIKRRWMVDLMREIPTWALPGALETVAALRDHGAYTLGILTGNVQTTALLKLEAVGFDPAWFPVGAYGHEAISRNDLPPLALDRALQVTGRRFAPHDVMVVGDTVADIECARANDLRVTAVTTGFQPRADLQAAGPDYLIDSLIELLDIVNGA, encoded by the coding sequence ATGCTGATCCTGTTTGATATCGACGGCACGCTGATCCGTGGCAAGGGCCTCGGCAGGCCGGTGACGCAGAACGCCATTCGCGATACCTTCGGCCTCGATGTCGACCTAGACGGACACTGGTTCGGCGGCAAGACCGACTGGTTCAGCCTGATCGAGCTGCTGACACCGATTGGCGTGACCGAGCAGATGATCGCTTCGAAGCTGCCGGAGTACATGCAGATCAAACGGCGCTGGATGGTCGATCTGATGCGCGAAATCCCGACATGGGCGCTACCCGGTGCGCTCGAGACGGTCGCGGCACTGCGCGATCACGGCGCGTACACGCTCGGCATCCTGACCGGCAACGTGCAGACCACCGCGCTGCTCAAACTGGAAGCGGTCGGCTTCGACCCGGCGTGGTTTCCCGTCGGGGCTTATGGCCATGAAGCGATCAGCCGCAACGACCTGCCACCGCTGGCCCTCGACCGCGCGTTGCAAGTGACGGGCCGCCGCTTTGCCCCGCACGACGTGATGGTCGTCGGCGATACCGTGGCCGACATCGAATGCGCGCGCGCCAACGACCTGCGCGTCACCGCCGTCACGACCGGGTTTCAGCCGCGCGCCGACCTCCAAGCCGCCGGGCCGGACTACCTGATCGACTCGCTGATCGAACTGCTGGATATCGTGAACGGGGCGTAA
- a CDS encoding GNAT family N-acetyltransferase, whose product MTLYLRPMHPDDIAQVIAIEKRSFSTPWSPRTYAYEISESENSHMVVLSSIRVDRPRVTTGMLRLLRALGYPSDLRTSILAYGGLWQLVEEAHISTIATHPEQRRKRYGEVVLAAMMMRSVILDASYMALEVRVSNAAAQALYRKYGFEVHGTKFRYYLDDLEDAYDMRINLTDSNRQRIQAAFQTLMQDMSILDSYTQAPFHG is encoded by the coding sequence TTGACCCTCTATTTGCGCCCCATGCACCCCGACGACATCGCGCAGGTGATCGCCATCGAGAAACGGTCGTTTTCGACGCCGTGGTCGCCGCGCACCTATGCGTATGAGATCAGCGAGTCCGAGAACAGCCACATGGTCGTGCTGTCGAGCATCAGGGTCGATCGGCCGCGCGTGACGACCGGCATGCTGCGCCTGCTGCGCGCGCTCGGCTACCCGAGCGACCTGCGTACGTCGATCCTTGCCTACGGCGGCTTGTGGCAGTTGGTCGAGGAAGCGCATATCAGCACCATCGCCACCCACCCGGAGCAGCGCCGCAAGCGTTACGGGGAGGTCGTGCTGGCCGCGATGATGATGCGTTCCGTGATCCTCGACGCGTCCTACATGGCGTTGGAAGTTCGCGTCTCGAATGCTGCCGCGCAAGCGCTCTACCGCAAATACGGCTTCGAGGTCCACGGCACAAAATTCCGCTACTACCTCGACGACCTCGAAGACGCCTACGACATGCGCATCAACCTCACCGATTCGAATCGCCAGCGTATTCAGGCCGCGTTCCAGACGCTCATGCAGGACATGTCGATCCTCGACAGCTACACGCAGGCGCCGTTCCACGGCTGA
- the tsaB gene encoding tRNA (adenosine(37)-N6)-threonylcarbamoyltransferase complex dimerization subunit type 1 TsaB produces MLLALDTATRQLSLALHDGTSVLLEQTWPSDNQHNVQLASAVSDALERCKLSPADLTAFAVAIGPGSFTGLRIGVAAAKGMAMANRAALVGVNTLDIAAAGFPGGGASALVACVAAGRGRVVVRSYAWRKGEWRPRSDMRLTDWVGLASSIDGSAVVTGDIDAAGLETLADAQRQGIPITIAPAGYRLRRAGILAELAWSQLHGQSPDTFDPAQVVPVYVKSGAL; encoded by the coding sequence GTGCTGCTTGCGCTCGACACTGCGACCCGCCAGCTCAGCTTGGCGCTCCACGATGGAACGTCGGTGCTTCTGGAGCAGACGTGGCCGTCCGACAATCAACACAACGTCCAGCTTGCCAGCGCGGTCTCTGACGCGCTCGAACGATGCAAGCTGTCGCCAGCCGACTTGACCGCGTTCGCCGTGGCGATTGGCCCCGGGTCGTTCACCGGCCTGCGCATCGGCGTGGCAGCGGCGAAAGGGATGGCGATGGCGAACCGTGCGGCGCTGGTTGGCGTGAACACCCTCGACATTGCGGCGGCGGGCTTTCCCGGCGGGGGTGCGAGTGCGCTGGTGGCCTGCGTCGCGGCCGGGCGTGGGCGGGTTGTGGTCCGCAGCTATGCATGGCGCAAAGGCGAGTGGCGCCCGCGCAGCGACATGCGCCTGACCGACTGGGTCGGGCTGGCCTCGAGCATCGACGGCAGCGCCGTGGTGACCGGCGACATCGACGCCGCCGGTCTCGAGACGCTGGCCGATGCGCAGCGGCAGGGCATCCCGATCACGATTGCGCCTGCGGGTTACCGCCTTCGGCGGGCAGGCATTCTCGCCGAGCTGGCGTGGTCGCAGCTTCACGGGCAATCGCCGGACACGTTCGACCCGGCTCAGGTCGTTCCTGTTTACGTGAAAAGCGGTGCTCTTTGA
- the tsaE gene encoding tRNA (adenosine(37)-N6)-threonylcarbamoyltransferase complex ATPase subunit type 1 TsaE — protein MPILKAGELDLISHSAEQTHRLGQRLGALLRPGDVICLSGELAAGKTVFSSGIGVGWGTSEPVVSPTYTIVHQHRREVDDVTLFHLDCYRLIGPDDADSIEFDDLVDSGAALVIEWPERIETRLPRERLWIHLRTMDATHRALSFVPSGVRYFGLVEQFRTRVLGD, from the coding sequence GTGCCCATCCTCAAAGCAGGTGAACTCGACCTCATCAGCCACAGCGCTGAACAGACACACCGCCTCGGCCAGCGCCTCGGCGCGCTGCTCCGGCCGGGCGACGTGATCTGTTTGTCCGGCGAACTGGCGGCAGGCAAGACGGTTTTCTCGTCAGGGATTGGCGTCGGATGGGGCACGTCCGAACCGGTCGTCAGCCCGACGTATACCATCGTGCATCAGCACCGCCGCGAGGTCGACGACGTGACCCTTTTTCACCTCGACTGCTACCGCCTGATCGGGCCGGACGACGCCGACTCGATCGAGTTCGACGATCTTGTCGACAGCGGTGCGGCGCTGGTCATCGAGTGGCCGGAACGGATCGAAACGCGGCTTCCGCGCGAACGGCTGTGGATTCACCTGCGTACCATGGATGCGACCCACCGCGCGCTGAGCTTTGTCCCCAGCGGCGTGCGCTATTTCGGGTTGGTCGAGCAGTTCCGCACACGCGTGTTGGGGGATTAG
- a CDS encoding threonine--tRNA ligase: protein MSQPYEESQLYRIRHSAAHVMAQAMLERFPEAHIAIGPPIEDGFYYDFGLPRPVQEEDLAWVEARMKEIVKGDHPFSVREVEVSEALDLFRDQPYKVELINDLVHGRTDENGEEIAAPASKLTVYTQDSFTDLCRGPHVASTKDINPGAISITFKPPAGAYWRGDEKRPMLTRIYGTAWESPEQLAEYLHRLEEAKRRDHRYLGEKLDLFILDPLVGKGLPLWLPKGAILRDTLERWLRQLLLDSGYEPVVTPHIGSIELYKTSGHYPYYKDTQYAPIDVDGELFLLKPMNCPHHIMIYKSELRSFRDLPVRYAEYGTVYRYEKSGQLHGLTRVRGFTQDDAHLFVTPEQLEAEYISTVKLAQYVMGTLGMTDFRARVGIRDPKSDKFIGDDALWETSTNAIINACEVLGLEYTIEEGEAAFYGPKLDLVFHDVLKREWQLGTVQVDPNLPERFELEYVDSDGQRKRPVMIHRALFGSVERFIGIMIEHFGGAFPTWLAPVQAVLIPIADRHVEYLQGVASKMRARGLRVEVDTSNNRMGAKIAMAREQQVPYMLIAGDRDVAAEAVSMRLRTDEDRGQMPVEDAIAHIAKVVESHALEL, encoded by the coding sequence ATGTCTCAGCCATACGAAGAAAGCCAGTTGTACCGGATCCGACATTCGGCGGCGCATGTCATGGCGCAGGCGATGTTGGAGCGCTTCCCCGAAGCGCACATCGCCATCGGCCCGCCGATCGAAGACGGGTTTTACTACGATTTCGGCCTGCCGCGCCCCGTGCAGGAGGAAGACCTTGCGTGGGTCGAGGCGCGCATGAAGGAGATCGTCAAAGGCGACCATCCTTTCTCGGTGCGCGAGGTCGAAGTCAGCGAGGCCCTCGACCTGTTCCGCGATCAGCCGTACAAGGTCGAATTGATCAACGACCTCGTCCACGGCCGCACGGACGAGAACGGCGAGGAGATCGCCGCGCCAGCCAGTAAGCTCACGGTGTACACGCAAGATTCGTTCACGGACCTGTGCCGCGGGCCGCACGTCGCCTCGACGAAGGACATCAACCCGGGCGCCATCAGCATCACGTTCAAGCCGCCCGCCGGTGCGTACTGGCGCGGCGACGAGAAACGCCCGATGCTGACGCGTATCTATGGTACGGCGTGGGAGTCCCCCGAACAGTTGGCCGAGTACCTGCACCGCCTCGAAGAAGCCAAGCGCCGCGACCATCGCTATCTGGGCGAGAAGCTCGACCTGTTCATCCTCGATCCGCTGGTCGGTAAGGGGCTGCCGCTGTGGCTGCCGAAGGGCGCCATCCTGCGTGACACGCTCGAGCGCTGGCTGCGCCAACTGCTGCTCGACAGCGGGTACGAACCGGTCGTCACGCCGCACATCGGCAGCATCGAGCTGTACAAGACGTCCGGCCACTACCCGTACTACAAGGACACGCAGTACGCACCGATCGACGTGGACGGCGAGCTGTTCCTGCTCAAGCCGATGAACTGCCCGCATCACATCATGATCTACAAGTCCGAACTGCGTTCCTTCCGCGACCTGCCGGTGCGCTATGCCGAGTACGGCACGGTCTACCGCTACGAGAAGTCCGGCCAGCTTCACGGCCTGACGCGTGTCCGCGGCTTCACGCAGGACGACGCGCATCTGTTCGTGACGCCGGAACAGCTCGAGGCCGAGTACATCTCGACGGTCAAGCTGGCGCAGTACGTGATGGGCACGCTGGGCATGACGGACTTCCGTGCACGGGTGGGCATCCGTGACCCGAAGAGCGACAAGTTCATCGGCGACGATGCCCTGTGGGAGACGTCGACGAACGCGATCATCAACGCGTGCGAGGTGCTTGGGCTGGAATACACGATCGAAGAGGGCGAGGCCGCGTTCTACGGGCCGAAGCTCGATCTGGTGTTCCACGACGTGCTCAAGCGCGAGTGGCAGCTCGGCACGGTGCAGGTTGACCCGAACCTGCCGGAACGCTTCGAACTCGAATATGTCGACTCTGACGGCCAGCGTAAGCGCCCGGTGATGATCCACCGCGCTCTGTTCGGCAGCGTCGAACGCTTCATCGGAATCATGATCGAGCACTTCGGCGGCGCGTTCCCGACGTGGCTCGCACCAGTGCAAGCCGTCTTGATCCCGATTGCCGACCGGCACGTCGAGTACTTGCAGGGCGTTGCATCCAAGATGCGCGCGCGCGGCCTGCGCGTCGAGGTCGACACGAGCAACAACCGGATGGGCGCGAAGATCGCTATGGCGCGCGAGCAGCAGGTTCCCTACATGCTGATTGCCGGCGACCGCGACGTAGCGGCAGAGGCCGTCAGCATGCGCTTGCGCACGGACGAAGACCGTGGTCAGATGCCGGTCGAAGACGCCATCGCGCACATTGCCAAGGTCGTCGAAAGCCACGCACTCGAACTGTAG